The Collimonas sp. PA-H2 genome contains a region encoding:
- a CDS encoding MFS transporter — MTSKATSIQLFSLRTPQMRAFHLTWMAFFVCFFAWFACAPLMPLIKGQLGLSMAQIANINIAAVAVTILVRLLVGPLCDRYGPRKTYTGLLLIGALPVFGVAMVQSYESFLFFRLCIGAVGASFVITQYHTSVMFAPNVVGTANAASAGWGNSGGGAAQGLMPLLVAAMLMLGVSNAMGWRLALLVPGVFMLIMAALYWRYTQDCPEGNYAEMRARGIAPEGGKKGGWASFRAASANYRVWLLFVTYGACFGVEIFIHNIAAIYYVDHFGLSLKSAGMAAASFGLLALFARALGGWLSDKMANRKSGGSLNSRATLLFVLMLGEGLGLLWFAHAGTALLAVIAMLSFGLFTHMACGATYALVPFIDRKALGGVAGIIGAGGNVGAVAAGFLMKGLGDTQQTLSVLGVLVALSALCAIAVRFSASHKAQEQELHESALASRSAAA, encoded by the coding sequence ATGACCAGCAAAGCGACCAGCATCCAGCTCTTCAGTCTGCGCACGCCGCAGATGCGCGCCTTCCATCTGACCTGGATGGCCTTCTTCGTCTGTTTCTTCGCCTGGTTCGCCTGCGCGCCGCTGATGCCGCTGATCAAGGGCCAGCTCGGACTGAGCATGGCGCAGATCGCCAACATCAATATCGCCGCGGTGGCGGTGACGATACTGGTGCGGCTGCTGGTCGGGCCGCTGTGCGACCGCTACGGCCCGCGCAAGACTTATACCGGCTTGCTGCTGATCGGCGCTCTGCCGGTGTTCGGCGTCGCCATGGTGCAAAGCTACGAGAGCTTCCTGTTCTTCCGCCTGTGCATAGGAGCGGTGGGCGCCAGCTTCGTCATCACCCAGTATCACACCTCGGTCATGTTCGCCCCCAACGTGGTCGGCACCGCCAATGCCGCCTCGGCCGGCTGGGGCAACAGCGGCGGCGGTGCGGCCCAGGGCCTGATGCCCTTGCTGGTGGCCGCCATGCTGATGCTGGGCGTGAGCAACGCCATGGGCTGGCGCCTGGCCTTGCTGGTGCCGGGCGTGTTCATGCTGATCATGGCCGCGCTCTACTGGCGCTACACCCAGGATTGTCCCGAGGGCAACTATGCCGAGATGCGTGCCCGCGGCATCGCGCCGGAGGGCGGCAAGAAGGGCGGCTGGGCTAGCTTCCGCGCCGCTAGCGCCAACTACAGGGTGTGGCTGCTGTTCGTGACTTACGGCGCCTGTTTCGGCGTCGAGATTTTCATCCATAACATTGCGGCTATCTATTACGTCGATCATTTCGGCCTGTCGCTGAAAAGCGCCGGCATGGCGGCCGCCAGCTTCGGCTTGCTGGCTTTGTTTGCGCGGGCGCTGGGCGGCTGGCTGTCGGACAAGATGGCCAACCGCAAATCAGGCGGCAGCCTCAACAGCCGCGCCACCCTGCTGTTTGTCCTGATGCTAGGCGAGGGCCTGGGTTTGCTCTGGTTCGCCCACGCCGGCACGGCGCTGCTGGCGGTGATCGCCATGCTCAGCTTCGGCCTCTTCACTCACATGGCTTGCGGCGCCACTTATGCACTGGTGCCGTTCATCGACCGCAAGGCGCTCGGCGGCGTGGCCGGCATCATCGGCGCCGGCGGCAATGTCGGCGCGGTTGCCGCCGGTTTCCTGATGAAGGGCTTGGGCGATACCCAGCAGACCTTGAGCGTGCTGGGTGTGCTGGTGGCGTTGTCCGCCCTGTGCGCGATTGCGGTGCGCTTCAGCGCCAGCCACAAAGCACAGGAACAGGAATTGCATGAGAGTGCATTAGCCAGCCGCAGTGCAGCCGCGTAA
- a CDS encoding LysE family translocator, whose translation MNQSVNLWLYFMIVFGVIVLPGLDMAFVMASALVGGRRSGLAAVAGIIAGGVCHVVMAMLGIAVILKLWPTLFNLVLLAGACYIAWIGWSLLRSENAFRIASPTQQLGAKAPAMTFFQAMMTSLLNPKAYVFMLAIFPQFLKIGAGPIWSQALVLGVITWLTQAAVYGGLALLSSKASGWFDAYPRGGAIAGRLIGLLLIGAAIFTGIEGWQAI comes from the coding sequence ATGAACCAATCCGTCAATCTCTGGCTATATTTCATGATCGTATTCGGCGTCATCGTCCTGCCCGGGCTGGACATGGCCTTCGTGATGGCGAGCGCGCTGGTGGGCGGCCGCCGTTCCGGCCTGGCGGCGGTGGCCGGGATCATCGCCGGCGGCGTCTGTCACGTCGTCATGGCGATGCTGGGCATCGCCGTCATCCTGAAACTGTGGCCGACGCTGTTCAACCTGGTGCTGCTGGCTGGCGCCTGCTATATCGCCTGGATAGGCTGGTCGCTGCTGCGCAGCGAGAACGCTTTCCGCATCGCTTCCCCCACACAGCAGCTGGGCGCCAAGGCGCCCGCCATGACCTTCTTCCAGGCCATGATGACCAGCTTGCTGAATCCGAAAGCCTACGTCTTCATGCTGGCGATCTTTCCGCAGTTCCTGAAAATCGGCGCCGGTCCGATCTGGAGCCAGGCGCTGGTGCTGGGCGTCATCACTTGGCTGACCCAGGCCGCGGTGTACGGCGGCCTGGCGCTGCTTTCCAGCAAAGCCAGCGGCTGGTTCGACGCTTATCCGCGCGGCGGCGCCATTGCCGGCCGCCTGATCGGGCTGCTGCTGATAGGCGCGGCGATCTTTACCGGAATCGAGGGCTGGCAGGCAATTTAA
- a CDS encoding amidase → MFKEYADYDASGLAALVASREVAAGELLEAALARAAAVNPAINAICIPMEEIGRQRAGQDLSGPFAGVPFLIKDIVQDYAGVPTTGGCRALRQYVPQQHASIVQRFLDAGLVIFGKTATPEFALKGVTEPLLWGATRNPWDLQRTPGGSSGGAAAAVAAGIVPAAGAADGGGSIRIPASYCGLFGLRPSRGRVPAGPSHAEFWDGASSDHVLTRSVRDSARLLDAISGADAGAAFAITAPERPYADEIARPPAKLRIGYCTQSPLGTPVDQECVNAVMQAAKLLADLGHEVEPAQPEVDGHALARSFITMYFGQTAAGIAHIKQITGAGNSGFELESRILALIGRTISAGDYVRERERWNDYARALGRFHQHYDLYLTPTTAQPPCRIGEQDTPPLQRAAAKLVLALGAGSLLIKSGMVEGLVQTSLQAVPFTQLSNLTGTPSMSLPLHWAATAGSPEPLPYGVQFVARFGDEATLLRLAGQLEQAQPWQQRHPAGI, encoded by the coding sequence ATGTTCAAGGAATACGCCGATTACGATGCCAGCGGCCTGGCCGCCTTGGTTGCGAGCCGCGAGGTTGCCGCCGGCGAACTGCTGGAAGCGGCGCTGGCGCGCGCCGCCGCGGTCAATCCGGCCATCAACGCTATCTGCATCCCGATGGAAGAGATCGGCCGCCAGCGCGCCGGCCAGGATCTGAGCGGACCGTTCGCCGGCGTGCCGTTCCTGATCAAGGACATCGTCCAGGACTATGCCGGCGTACCCACCACCGGCGGCTGCCGCGCCCTGCGCCAGTACGTGCCGCAGCAACATGCCAGCATCGTCCAGCGCTTCCTCGATGCCGGCCTGGTCATCTTCGGCAAGACCGCCACCCCTGAATTCGCGCTGAAAGGCGTCACCGAGCCGCTGCTGTGGGGCGCCACCCGCAATCCCTGGGATCTGCAGCGCACGCCCGGCGGTTCGTCCGGCGGTGCTGCGGCGGCGGTAGCGGCCGGCATCGTGCCGGCGGCCGGGGCGGCGGATGGCGGCGGTTCGATCCGGATCCCGGCATCCTACTGCGGCCTGTTCGGACTGCGGCCCTCGCGCGGCCGGGTGCCGGCCGGCCCCAGCCATGCGGAATTCTGGGACGGCGCCTCCAGCGACCATGTGCTGACGCGCAGCGTACGCGACTCGGCGCGCCTGCTGGATGCGATCAGCGGCGCCGATGCAGGCGCCGCCTTTGCCATCACTGCGCCGGAACGTCCTTATGCCGATGAAATAGCGCGGCCGCCGGCCAAGCTGCGGATCGGCTATTGCACGCAGTCGCCGCTGGGCACTCCCGTGGATCAGGAATGCGTGAATGCCGTCATGCAGGCCGCCAAGCTGCTGGCAGATCTGGGACACGAGGTGGAACCGGCCCAGCCGGAGGTCGACGGCCATGCGCTGGCGCGCAGTTTCATCACCATGTATTTCGGCCAGACCGCCGCCGGCATCGCCCATATCAAGCAGATCACCGGCGCCGGCAACAGCGGCTTTGAACTGGAGTCGCGCATACTGGCGCTGATCGGCCGCACCATCAGCGCCGGCGATTATGTGCGCGAACGTGAGCGCTGGAATGATTACGCGCGAGCGCTGGGACGCTTCCATCAGCACTACGATCTGTACCTGACGCCGACCACCGCGCAGCCGCCCTGCCGTATCGGCGAACAGGATACGCCGCCTTTGCAACGAGCCGCGGCCAAGCTGGTGCTGGCGCTGGGCGCAGGCAGCCTGCTGATCAAAAGCGGCATGGTCGAGGGTCTGGTCCAGACCAGCCTGCAAGCGGTGCCCTTCACCCAGCTCTCCAACCTGACCGGCACGCCCAGCATGTCGTTGCCCTTGCACTGGGCCGCCACAGCGGGCTCGCCAGAGCCGCTGCCGTATGGCGTGCAATTCGTCGCCCGCTTTGGCGATGAAGCCACCTTGCTGCGGCTGGCCGGGCAACTGGAGCAGGCGCAACCCTGGCAGCAGCGGCACCCTGCCGGAATTTAA
- the nirD gene encoding nitrite reductase small subunit NirD yields MHNDQLGQHWIEVCALEQIVPNTGVCALINGEQVAVFHVIDGEQRVFAIGNYDPNAQAAVLSRGLVGSLGERIVVASPIYKQHFDLQTGECLEAPENSVPAYPARIADGKVWVGA; encoded by the coding sequence ATGCACAATGACCAGCTAGGCCAGCACTGGATCGAAGTTTGCGCACTCGAACAGATCGTGCCGAACACCGGCGTCTGCGCGCTGATCAATGGCGAACAGGTCGCGGTGTTCCACGTCATCGATGGCGAGCAGCGCGTCTTCGCCATCGGCAATTACGATCCGAATGCGCAGGCGGCCGTGCTGTCGCGCGGACTGGTCGGCAGCCTGGGAGAGCGCATCGTGGTCGCTTCGCCGATCTACAAACAGCACTTCGACCTGCAGACCGGCGAGTGCCTGGAAGCGCCGGAGAATTCGGTGCCGGCCTATCCGGCGCGCATCGCCGACGGCAAGGTCTGGGTCGGCGCATGA
- the nirB gene encoding nitrite reductase large subunit NirB, with the protein MKIVVIGHGMVGHKFLECLAEGNLPGIEVTVLCEEPRPAYDRVHLSEFFAGKSAQDLSLVEPGFFERTAIRLKLNAKAQLIDCAAKTVTFNLDGVSETLSYDKLVIATGSYPFVPTLAGNQRKDCFVYRTIEDLEAMQECGKRSRSGVVIGGGLLGLECAKALRDMQLETHVVEFAARLMAVQVDESGGRILRQKIEELGVTAHTQKNTLEIVDGKNGTHRMNFDDGSHLDTDMIVFSAGIRPRDELARDSGLKVGERGGIVIDNSCRSSDPDIYAIGECALWNGRIFGLVAPGYDMARIAAKQIAAELSAGAGTGAGPAVPEFTGADMSTKLKLMGVDVASIGDPHGKEAGSRSYQFTDERKQIYKKIVVSECGKYLLGGVMVGDASEYGTLLQMMLNRIELPASPEFLILPQADGQVKLGLGVDALPESAQICSCNDVSKGALCAAVGAGATSIGALKSCTKAGTSCGGCVPLVTQIMKAEMKKQGLAVNNHVCEHFPYSRQELFHLVKVGQIKTFPALLEQHGKGLGCDVCKPVAASILASCWNDFVLKKEHASLQDSNDYFLGNIQKDGTYSVVPRMAGGEVTPDGLIAVGQVAKKYGLYTKITGGQRVDLFGARVEQLPLIWEELIAAGFESGHAYGKSLRTVKSCVGSTWCRYGLDDSVGLAIALENRYKGLRAPHKIKFGVSGCTRECAEAQGKDVGIIATEKGWNLYVCGNGGMKPRHAELLAADLDRETLVKMIDRFLMFYIRTADRLQRTSVWRDNLEGGLDYLKQVVVEDKLNIAAELEADMQHVVDTYECEWKKAVTDQETRKRFQHFVNSGEADDNVVFVPERGQIRPATVEERKRINIPIVLETV; encoded by the coding sequence ATGAAAATCGTCGTCATCGGCCACGGCATGGTGGGCCACAAATTCCTCGAATGCCTGGCGGAAGGCAATCTGCCTGGCATCGAAGTCACGGTACTGTGCGAAGAGCCGCGTCCGGCCTACGACCGCGTTCATCTGTCGGAATTCTTCGCCGGCAAATCGGCGCAGGACTTGTCCCTGGTCGAGCCGGGTTTTTTCGAACGCACGGCGATCCGCCTCAAGCTGAACGCCAAGGCGCAGCTGATCGACTGCGCCGCCAAGACCGTTACCTTCAATCTCGACGGCGTCAGCGAAACGCTGTCTTACGACAAGCTGGTGATCGCTACCGGCTCCTATCCCTTCGTGCCGACCCTGGCCGGCAACCAGCGCAAGGATTGCTTCGTTTACCGCACCATCGAAGACCTGGAAGCGATGCAGGAATGCGGCAAGCGCTCCAGGAGCGGAGTGGTGATCGGCGGCGGCCTGCTCGGGCTGGAATGCGCCAAGGCTTTGCGCGACATGCAGCTGGAAACGCATGTGGTGGAGTTCGCCGCGCGCCTGATGGCGGTGCAGGTGGATGAAAGCGGCGGCCGCATCCTGCGCCAGAAAATCGAAGAACTGGGCGTCACCGCGCATACGCAAAAGAACACGCTGGAGATCGTCGACGGCAAGAACGGCACGCATCGCATGAATTTCGACGACGGCAGTCACCTGGATACCGACATGATCGTGTTCTCGGCCGGCATCCGGCCGCGCGACGAGCTGGCGCGCGACAGCGGCCTGAAAGTGGGCGAGCGCGGCGGCATTGTCATCGACAACAGCTGCCGCAGCTCCGATCCAGACATTTACGCGATCGGCGAGTGCGCGCTGTGGAACGGCCGTATATTCGGCCTGGTGGCGCCCGGCTACGACATGGCGCGCATTGCCGCCAAGCAGATAGCGGCGGAACTCTCTGCCGGCGCCGGCACGGGCGCTGGTCCCGCTGTGCCGGAGTTCACCGGCGCCGACATGAGCACCAAACTCAAGCTGATGGGTGTGGATGTCGCCAGCATCGGTGATCCGCATGGCAAGGAAGCCGGCAGCCGTTCTTATCAGTTTACCGACGAACGCAAGCAGATCTACAAGAAAATCGTCGTGTCCGAATGCGGCAAGTATCTGCTGGGCGGGGTGATGGTGGGCGACGCCAGTGAATATGGCACCTTGCTGCAGATGATGCTCAACCGTATCGAGTTGCCGGCGTCGCCGGAGTTCCTGATCCTGCCGCAGGCCGATGGCCAGGTGAAGCTGGGACTGGGCGTCGACGCCTTGCCGGAATCGGCGCAGATCTGTTCCTGCAACGATGTCTCCAAAGGCGCGCTGTGCGCCGCGGTCGGCGCCGGCGCCACCAGCATAGGCGCTCTGAAAAGCTGCACCAAGGCCGGCACGTCCTGCGGCGGCTGCGTGCCGCTGGTGACGCAGATCATGAAGGCCGAGATGAAAAAGCAGGGCCTGGCGGTCAACAACCATGTCTGCGAACACTTTCCCTATTCGCGCCAGGAGCTGTTTCACTTGGTGAAGGTCGGCCAGATCAAGACTTTTCCGGCCTTGCTGGAACAGCACGGCAAGGGCCTCGGTTGCGATGTCTGCAAGCCGGTCGCGGCCAGCATCCTGGCGTCCTGCTGGAACGACTTCGTGCTGAAGAAGGAGCACGCCAGCCTGCAGGATTCCAACGACTACTTCCTTGGCAATATCCAGAAGGACGGCACTTATTCGGTGGTGCCGCGCATGGCCGGCGGTGAAGTCACGCCGGACGGCTTGATCGCGGTCGGCCAGGTCGCCAAGAAATACGGCTTGTACACCAAGATCACCGGCGGCCAGCGGGTCGACCTGTTCGGTGCCAGGGTCGAGCAGCTGCCGCTGATCTGGGAAGAGTTGATCGCCGCCGGATTCGAATCGGGCCACGCCTACGGCAAATCCTTGCGCACCGTCAAATCCTGCGTCGGCTCGACTTGGTGCCGCTACGGCCTGGACGACAGTGTCGGCCTGGCGATTGCATTGGAAAACCGCTACAAAGGTTTGCGCGCGCCGCACAAGATCAAGTTCGGCGTCTCCGGCTGCACCCGCGAATGCGCCGAAGCGCAGGGCAAGGACGTCGGCATCATCGCCACCGAAAAAGGCTGGAACCTGTACGTCTGCGGCAACGGCGGCATGAAGCCGCGCCATGCGGAACTGCTGGCGGCTGATCTCGACAGAGAGACGCTGGTCAAGATGATCGACCGCTTCCTGATGTTCTACATCCGCACCGCCGACCGCCTGCAGCGCACCAGCGTCTGGCGCGACAACCTCGAAGGCGGCCTGGACTATCTGAAACAGGTTGTGGTGGAAGACAAGCTGAACATCGCCGCCGAACTGGAAGCCGACATGCAGCATGTGGTCGACACTTACGAGTGCGAATGGAAGAAAGCCGTCACCGACCAGGAAACCCGCAAGCGCTTCCAGCATTTCGTCAACAGCGGCGAGGCCGACGACAACGTGGTGTTCGTGCCGGAGCGCGGCCAGATCCGTCCGGCCACGGTGGAAGAACGCAAGCGTATCAATATCCCGATCGTGCTTGAAACTGTTTAA